A genomic window from Aquipuribacter nitratireducens includes:
- a CDS encoding GNAT family N-acetyltransferase, translated as MSDPAAAPPYPGHWEADVVLRDGGVAHVRPIRPDDAPRIERFHAQQSPRSIYFRFFAPMPRISAADLARFVTVDHVRRVALVATVRDEIIGIGRYEGLGDHPDSADGPVETAEVAFNISDAHQGRGIGSVLLEHLAAAARENGVRRFVADVLPANQKMLGVFREAGYEVSHHLDDGVIEVGFDIDATARSLEVMAAREHRAESLSMRALLNARSVVVVGASRDPGTVGARILAALVDGGFTGPVHVVNREALELGGARAYHSVEEVPGPVDLAVVTVPADGVADVLSQCVDLGVKGAVVVSGGFAEVGEEGVERQHELVRLARANGIRIIGPSSFGIINTDPGVRLNASVAPRLPVAGGLALFSQSGALGVAVLSSAERRGLGVSSFLSAGNRADVSGNDAMQYWLDDPRTAVVGLYLESVGNPRKFSRIARQLARSKPTVVVKSWVSEYGVPPGHDVRRSGAPPQAFDAMLRQAGVIRTENLHQLFDVAQVVLHQPLPAGERVAVVGNSPALNALAAGACGSWGLTVAGEPRAVRAEADAEEFAVALEEVYGRDDVDAVVATFIPPLQADSDEVQEVLQRRAHGSGRTTVACFIGPRLVGSPDTGLAPVPAYPLPEDAVRALAAVVRYAQWRRRETGPLVDPPDVDVRAARTLVTDVLRDAPAGRDLTRAEVVALLSCYGVGMWPTREVVDADGAAAAAAEVGYPVVLKAAALRHRLDTGGIRLSIADEAELRADVAEMCVELGDAEGPPVLLVQHMAPRGVSTVVTTAEDPLFGPIVSFGLAGDAIDLLGDVAHRIPPLTTTDVHDLVRGVRAAPRLLGHGGRPLVDVAALEDVVARVSRLAEDLPQVASLRLQPVHVHGDGAAVLDATARVAPPPTARVDGPRRTLLPLP; from the coding sequence GTGAGCGACCCGGCGGCCGCGCCCCCGTACCCGGGGCACTGGGAGGCCGACGTCGTGCTGCGCGACGGCGGCGTGGCGCACGTGCGCCCGATCCGCCCCGACGACGCCCCCCGCATCGAGCGCTTCCACGCCCAGCAGAGCCCGCGGTCGATCTACTTCCGGTTCTTCGCCCCGATGCCGCGCATCAGCGCGGCCGACCTCGCCCGGTTCGTCACCGTCGACCACGTGCGTCGTGTCGCGCTGGTCGCGACGGTCCGCGACGAGATCATCGGCATCGGCCGGTACGAGGGTCTGGGGGACCACCCCGACTCCGCCGACGGGCCCGTCGAGACCGCCGAGGTCGCCTTCAACATCTCCGACGCCCACCAGGGCCGGGGGATCGGCTCCGTGCTGCTCGAGCACCTCGCGGCCGCGGCACGGGAGAACGGGGTCCGCCGCTTCGTCGCCGACGTCCTACCGGCGAACCAGAAGATGCTCGGGGTGTTCCGGGAGGCCGGGTACGAGGTCTCGCACCACCTCGACGACGGTGTCATCGAGGTCGGCTTCGACATCGACGCGACCGCCCGGTCGCTCGAGGTCATGGCGGCGCGCGAGCACCGCGCGGAGTCCCTCAGCATGCGGGCGCTGCTCAACGCGCGCTCCGTCGTCGTCGTCGGCGCGAGCCGGGACCCGGGCACCGTGGGGGCCCGCATCCTCGCCGCGCTCGTCGACGGCGGCTTCACGGGCCCGGTCCACGTGGTGAACCGGGAGGCGCTCGAGCTCGGAGGCGCCCGCGCGTACCACTCGGTGGAGGAGGTGCCGGGCCCGGTCGACCTGGCGGTCGTCACGGTCCCGGCGGACGGCGTGGCCGACGTGCTGTCGCAGTGCGTCGACCTCGGCGTCAAGGGCGCCGTCGTCGTCTCGGGCGGCTTCGCCGAGGTGGGGGAGGAGGGGGTGGAGCGGCAGCACGAGCTCGTCCGCCTCGCCCGGGCCAACGGCATCCGCATCATCGGTCCGAGCAGCTTCGGGATCATCAACACCGACCCGGGCGTCCGGCTCAACGCCTCGGTCGCCCCACGGCTGCCGGTCGCCGGCGGCCTCGCGCTGTTCTCGCAGTCCGGGGCGCTCGGGGTCGCCGTGCTGTCGAGCGCAGAACGGCGCGGGCTCGGGGTGTCCTCGTTCCTGTCGGCCGGCAACCGCGCCGACGTGTCCGGCAACGACGCCATGCAGTACTGGCTCGACGACCCCCGCACCGCCGTCGTCGGGCTGTACCTCGAGAGCGTCGGCAACCCGCGGAAGTTCTCCCGCATCGCCCGACAGCTCGCGCGGAGCAAGCCGACCGTCGTCGTCAAGAGCTGGGTGAGCGAGTACGGCGTCCCGCCCGGGCACGACGTCCGCCGCAGCGGGGCGCCGCCGCAGGCGTTCGACGCGATGCTGCGGCAGGCGGGTGTCATCCGCACCGAGAACCTCCACCAGCTCTTCGACGTCGCGCAGGTCGTCCTCCACCAGCCGCTGCCGGCGGGGGAGCGGGTCGCCGTCGTGGGCAACTCCCCGGCCCTCAACGCCCTCGCAGCGGGCGCGTGCGGCTCGTGGGGCCTCACCGTCGCGGGCGAGCCGCGGGCGGTGCGCGCCGAGGCGGACGCCGAGGAGTTCGCGGTCGCGCTGGAGGAGGTGTACGGCCGCGACGACGTCGACGCCGTGGTCGCGACCTTCATCCCGCCCCTGCAGGCCGACTCCGACGAGGTGCAGGAGGTGCTGCAGCGACGGGCCCACGGCTCGGGCCGCACGACCGTCGCGTGCTTCATCGGCCCCCGCCTCGTCGGCTCGCCCGACACCGGCCTCGCGCCGGTGCCGGCGTACCCGCTGCCCGAGGACGCCGTCCGCGCCCTCGCCGCCGTCGTCCGCTACGCGCAGTGGCGCCGCCGCGAGACCGGTCCGCTCGTCGACCCGCCCGACGTCGACGTCCGCGCGGCCCGCACCCTCGTCACCGACGTCCTGCGGGACGCCCCGGCGGGACGCGACCTCACCCGCGCGGAGGTCGTGGCCCTCCTGTCCTGCTACGGGGTCGGGATGTGGCCGACCCGGGAGGTGGTCGACGCCGACGGCGCCGCGGCCGCGGCCGCCGAGGTGGGCTACCCCGTGGTCCTCAAGGCGGCGGCCCTGCGGCACCGGCTCGACACCGGCGGGATCCGGCTGTCGATCGCCGACGAGGCCGAGCTGCGCGCGGACGTCGCCGAGATGTGCGTCGAGCTGGGGGACGCGGAGGGGCCCCCGGTCCTCCTCGTGCAGCACATGGCCCCGCGCGGGGTCTCGACCGTCGTCACCACCGCGGAGGACCCGCTGTTCGGGCCGATCGTGTCGTTCGGGCTGGCCGGCGACGCCATCGACCTGCTCGGTGACGTCGCGCACCGCATCCCCCCGCTCACGACCACGGACGTCCACGACCTCGTGCGCGGCGTGCGCGCCGCGCCTCGCCTGCTCGGGCACGGCGGTCGCCCGCTGGTCGACGTCGCCGCGCTGGAGGACGTCGTCGCGCGGGTGTCGCGCCTGGCCGAGGACCTGCCGCAGGTGGCGTCGCTGCGGCTGCAGCCGGTCCACGTCCACGGGGACGGCGCGGCCGTCCTCGACGCGACCGCCCGCGTCGCGCCGCCGCCCACCGCCCGGGTCGACGGACCGCGCCGCACGCTGCTGCCGCTGCCCTGA